A region of Solanum dulcamara chromosome 7, daSolDulc1.2, whole genome shotgun sequence DNA encodes the following proteins:
- the LOC129894628 gene encoding pentatricopeptide repeat-containing protein At5g62370-like, with protein sequence MIEEGFMPNTVLYTSLIKQFSRKREIEFAFKLVYLMERSGIELDLVTYITLVSGVSRNIRSLDGKGLVPQGRYEESKEMLFRLLHQSVMLPKETSLKISVSSQEQIKYLALWLINKVKNTPLMPNLYLYNGIISGFCWSESMEDAYKHLDTMQNEGIQPNQVTFTILIDGHLRSGEIDSAVSLSTK encoded by the coding sequence ATGATAGAAGAGGGTTTCATGCCAAATACTGTTCTTTATACTTCTCTTATAAAACAATTCTCAAGGAAGAGAGAGATTGAATTTGCATTTAAGTTGGTTTATTTGATGGAAAGAAGTGGGATTGAGCTAGACCTGGTAACTTATATTACTTTGGTCAGTGGCGTTTCTAGAAATATTAGGTCACTTGATGGGAAAGGGCTTGTTCCACAGGGAAGGTATGAAGAATCTAAGGAAATGTTGTTTCGTCTACTTCATCAGAGTGTTATGTTGCCTAAGGAAACCAGTTTGAAAATCTCAGTTAGCTCTCAggaacaaataaaatatcttgCACTTTGGCTGATAAACAAAGTGAAGAACACTCCCCTTATGCCAAATTTGTACTTGTATAATGGCATAATTTCAGGATTTTGCTGGTCAGAGAGTATGGAAGATGCATACAAGCACCTTGATACAATGCAAAATGAAGGCATCCAACCAAATCAAGTTACTTTTACTATTCTAATTGATGGGCATTTACGAAGTGGTGAAATTGATAGTGCTGTTAGTCTTTCAACAAAATGA
- the LOC129893906 gene encoding pentatricopeptide repeat-containing protein At5g62370-like, with protein sequence MASPILVFLPKHPMMESYIATLGFNIYMIALCLGGELDSAQLCMDKMASLSLQPSLSAYSSMIKCLYQKGLHEDAKFLVEVMQDQGYVPNQATFLIMVNEYCKQGDIQSALEVLDQMEESGLKPSVAIYDSVIGCLGRKKRIDEALGVFRRMLEAGIYPDKTLFVTMINALSRNGRAIQAHELFDKMLEDGVQPSHYAYTALINGLVKKNMIEKGCVYLDRMIEEGFMPNTVLYTSLIKQFLRKREFEFAFKLVDLMERSEIERDLVTYITLVSGVSRNIRSLDGKGLVPQGRYEESKEMLFRLLHQSAMLPKETGLKISVSSQEQIKYLALWLINKVKNTPLMPNLYLYNGIISGFCWSESMEDAYKHLDTMQNEGIQPNQVTFTILIDGHFRSGEIDCVVSLFNRMNAQGCPPDNIVYNTLIRGLCRHGCSIALIYNAQKRIGPF encoded by the coding sequence ATGGCCTCGCCTATTCTCGTTTTTCTACCCAAACACCCAATGATGGAGTCATATATAGCAACACTAGGTTTCAATATATACATGATTGCTTTGTGTCTAGGAGGAGAACTTGATTCTGCTCAACTTTGCATGGATAAGATGGCAAGCCTTTCTCTTCAACCTTCGCTGTCAGCTTATAGTTCCATGATCAAGTGCCTTTACCAAAAAGGACTACATGAGGATGCCAAGTTTCTTGTTGAAGTTATGCAAGATCAAGGTTATGTTCCAAATCAAGCAACATTCTTGATTATGGTAAATGAATATTGTAAACAGGGTGACATACAATCAGCACTAGAAGTTCTGGACCAAATGGAAGAGAGTGGATTGAAACCTAGTGTTGCTATATATGATTCCGTCATTGGGTGTTTGGGTAGAAAAAAGAGAATAGACGAGGCCCTTGGAGTTTTCCGGAGAATGCTCGAGGCTGGAATTTATCCTGATAAAACTTTGTTTGTGACAATGATTAATGCTCTATCAAGAAATGGGCGAGCTATTCAGGCCCATGAGCTCTTCGATAAAATGTTGGAAGATGGAGTCCAACCAAGCCACTATGCTTATACTGCTCTTATAAACGGGTTAGTTAAAAAAAACATGATAGAGAAGGGTTGTGTATACCTCGATCGAATGATAGAAGAGGGTTTCATGCCAAATACTGTTCTTTATACTTCTCTTATAAAACAATTCTTAAGGAAGAGAGAGTTTGAATTTGCATTTAAGTTGGTTGATTTGATGGAAAGAAGTGAGATTGAGCGAGACTTGGTAACTTATATTACTTTGGTCAGTGGCGTTTCTAGAAATATTAGGTCACTTGATGGGAAAGGGCTTGTTCCACAGGGAAGGTATGAAGAATCTAAGGAAATGTTGTTCCGTCTACTTCATCAGAGTGCTATGTTGCCTAAGGAAACCGGTTTGAAAATCTCAGTTAGCTCTCAggaacaaataaaatatcttgCACTTTGGCTGATAAACAAAGTGAAGAACACTCCTCTTATGCCAAATTTGTACTTGTATAATGGCATAATTTCTGGGTTTTGTTGGTCAGAGAGTATGGAAGATGCATACAAGCACCTTGATACAATGCAAAATGAAGGCATCCAACCAAATCAAGTTACTTTTACTATTCTAATTGATGGGCATTTTCGAAGTGGTGAAATTGATTGTGTTGTTAGTCTTTTCAACAGAATGAATGCACAGGGTTGTCCTCCAGATAACATCGTCTACAATACTTTAATAAGAGGTCTATGCAGACATGGATGCTCTATCGCTCTCATATACAATGCTCAAAAAAGGATTGGCCCCTTCTAA